A section of the Bradyrhizobium oligotrophicum S58 genome encodes:
- a CDS encoding E2 domain-containing protein, whose translation MSLSALAASCPTWAEFRFIDAREAAVDLVAVRTSKTFTRLFELRLLHLGDSVTVSEREIGGTLPACCPERHINPDGSFCTGLRAGEGITAETAPAWWDKLHAFALCQETAAETGFWPSEAQLSHGYAGEVELAAENAADQLGLRAIYREAVAFDTGLIASGLNKIDAKTGKLRNGRSACVCGRTDRRGRILLRRDCHRVGLGCPIALEHQRRVMVARYWRGLRGQVICCGTMRECPLRETSDGAGSATAAQGKTT comes from the coding sequence ATGTCGCTCTCCGCGCTCGCAGCCTCCTGTCCAACCTGGGCCGAATTCCGGTTCATCGACGCGCGCGAGGCGGCGGTGGACTTGGTCGCAGTGCGCACCAGCAAGACGTTCACCAGGCTCTTCGAGCTTAGGCTCCTCCACCTGGGCGACTCGGTCACCGTGTCCGAGCGCGAGATCGGCGGCACGCTGCCTGCTTGTTGCCCTGAGCGGCACATTAATCCGGACGGCTCCTTCTGCACCGGGCTTCGTGCGGGTGAAGGCATCACGGCCGAGACGGCCCCGGCGTGGTGGGACAAGCTGCATGCCTTCGCGCTCTGCCAGGAGACCGCTGCGGAAACTGGCTTCTGGCCCAGCGAAGCGCAGCTTTCCCACGGCTACGCTGGCGAGGTAGAGCTCGCAGCGGAGAACGCGGCCGACCAGCTCGGCCTGCGTGCCATTTATCGCGAGGCCGTGGCGTTCGACACCGGGCTCATCGCGTCCGGCTTAAACAAGATCGACGCGAAGACCGGAAAATTGAGAAACGGGCGCAGCGCTTGCGTCTGCGGCCGCACCGACCGACGCGGACGCATCCTGTTGCGGCGAGACTGTCACCGGGTCGGGCTCGGTTGTCCGATCGCGCTCGAGCACCAGCGGCGTGTCATGGTCGCGCGATACTGGCGCGGCCTGCGTGGCCAGGTGATCTGTTGCGGTACGATGCGGGAATGCCCGCTGAGGGAGACCAGTGATGGCGCCGGTTCCGCTACCGCCGCACAAGGAAAGACGACGTGA
- a CDS encoding adenylate/guanylate cyclase domain-containing protein, translating into MALDSATLAKRGLLSRMPLSEAFVVEGAHLYGQLLDFEDLVADEGQETESAHRRLLRFLNMHYRVWDSIVDGDDGDRVDYHGARLHAVVTSPVGDPAAQIERAVALARKLTEAARKVGSAHGFPSRIRFGIDHGKCVAMTTGRGAHEKDTLFLGRPANHAAKLVASGSEQGIFLTDTAQNRVGAGAVRKHAGKMTLDEAYVQIAARKYPFEKLDRTATEIALDPSDPMFRFKRPTLPLSTVKFSELSPANSIRMGMASIFADIDGFTNFVDQSILGGSEKIREAVKIVHVIREELNSVLKEDFGGKRVRFIGDCIHGCVAEGERVDDAAKSVREAALCASAMRSSFDLCLEIVRSDAAIDLAVGIEYGPTPMTRLGHRGDDSVRCAASRATIEAERTQQAIEHGGVRLGAVAAAIADPAVRKHFSAGQLMSFDSASDLLWTAQAPAVQILRSEPAARSHAAPRKSSRR; encoded by the coding sequence GTGGCGCTCGACAGCGCCACTCTGGCGAAGCGTGGGCTGTTGAGCCGCATGCCGCTCAGCGAGGCCTTTGTGGTCGAAGGCGCGCACCTCTACGGCCAGCTTCTAGATTTCGAAGATTTGGTGGCTGATGAAGGCCAGGAGACCGAGTCGGCGCACCGCCGCCTGCTGCGCTTCCTGAACATGCACTACCGGGTGTGGGACTCCATCGTCGATGGCGATGACGGCGATCGGGTCGACTATCACGGCGCTCGGCTTCACGCCGTTGTAACCTCCCCCGTCGGGGATCCCGCGGCCCAGATCGAGCGGGCCGTCGCGCTCGCCCGCAAGCTCACCGAAGCGGCGCGCAAGGTCGGCAGCGCGCACGGTTTTCCCTCGCGCATTCGTTTCGGTATCGATCATGGCAAGTGCGTTGCCATGACCACCGGCCGCGGCGCCCATGAGAAGGACACTCTGTTCCTGGGGCGCCCCGCCAACCACGCGGCGAAGCTCGTCGCATCCGGTTCCGAACAGGGCATCTTCCTGACCGACACGGCGCAGAATCGCGTGGGCGCCGGTGCCGTCCGCAAGCACGCCGGAAAAATGACGCTCGATGAAGCTTATGTGCAGATCGCGGCAAGAAAATATCCATTCGAAAAGCTCGACCGGACCGCGACGGAGATCGCGCTCGATCCCTCGGACCCGATGTTCCGCTTCAAGCGCCCTACACTGCCGCTATCCACCGTCAAGTTCAGCGAGCTCTCGCCGGCGAACTCGATCCGTATGGGCATGGCCTCGATCTTTGCGGACATCGACGGCTTCACCAATTTCGTCGACCAGTCGATCCTAGGGGGCTCCGAGAAGATCCGTGAGGCCGTCAAGATCGTTCACGTTATTCGCGAGGAGCTCAACTCCGTCCTGAAGGAGGATTTCGGCGGCAAGCGCGTGCGCTTCATCGGCGATTGCATCCATGGCTGCGTGGCCGAAGGCGAACGTGTCGACGATGCGGCCAAGAGCGTGCGTGAGGCAGCGCTGTGCGCCTCAGCGATGCGGTCCTCATTCGACCTGTGCCTGGAGATTGTTCGTTCCGACGCTGCGATCGATCTCGCGGTCGGAATCGAGTACGGCCCGACGCCGATGACCCGGCTCGGCCACCGCGGCGACGACAGCGTGCGCTGCGCCGCCAGCCGCGCTACCATCGAAGCCGAGCGGACGCAGCAAGCCATTGAGCACGGCGGCGTGCGCCTGGGTGCGGTGGCGGCCGCGATCGCCGATCCGGCAGTCCGCAAGCACTTCTCAGCCGGCCAGCTGATGTCGTTCGACTCTGCCTCGGACCTGCTTTGGACGGCGCAGGCACCGGCGGTGCAAATCCTCCGCAGCGAGCCGGCGGCACGCTCTCATGCGGCGCCGCGCAAGTCGTCGCGGCGATGA
- a CDS encoding nucleotidyltransferase domain-containing protein, which yields MFLIQGIDFPKMGPILPNMGINSDKLNISDALFSSTQQRVLGLLFGNPERSFYTSEIVKRTRAGTGAVERELSRLLRSGLVSVSKVGNQKHYRADRESPVYEDLRGLVLKTFGLSEPLREALASYAEKIDAAFVYGSVAKRTDTARSDIDVMVIGDDLSYTDLFAAFQQAETILGRQVNPTFLSRDDWRRKLAQKDSFIDKISMQPKIFLYGSEEQLHG from the coding sequence GTGTTTCTGATTCAAGGGATTGACTTTCCCAAAATGGGGCCTATCCTACCCAATATGGGCATTAATTCGGATAAATTGAATATTTCTGATGCACTTTTTTCGAGTACGCAGCAACGTGTTCTCGGCCTTCTTTTTGGAAATCCGGAGCGAAGCTTCTACACCTCTGAAATCGTGAAGCGTACCCGCGCGGGTACGGGTGCCGTCGAACGCGAACTCTCACGCCTGTTGCGCAGCGGGCTGGTGTCCGTCTCGAAGGTCGGCAATCAGAAGCACTATCGCGCGGACAGGGAGTCTCCTGTTTACGAAGATCTCCGGGGTCTCGTTCTGAAGACGTTCGGCCTCAGCGAACCCTTGCGCGAGGCACTTGCGTCTTACGCAGAGAAAATCGATGCCGCCTTCGTCTATGGATCGGTCGCGAAGAGAACCGACACGGCCCGCAGCGATATAGACGTGATGGTGATCGGCGACGATCTGAGCTACACTGATCTCTTCGCGGCGTTCCAGCAAGCAGAGACGATCCTCGGTCGGCAAGTTAATCCGACCTTCCTTTCCCGCGACGACTGGCGGCGCAAGCTGGCTCAAAAGGACTCGTTCATCGACAAGATCAGCATGCAGCCGAAGATCTTCCTGTACGGCTCGGAGGAACAACTTCATGGGTAG
- a CDS encoding helix-turn-helix domain-containing protein — MSDLEIYRLIGSRIAARRKHLRLKQVEVAEHIGLTRASLANIEKGRQKIMLHQIYKIAEVLQVDSILDLAPPRFSMSVPDEPVVFAEAGMRDDLRAQAEQFVRRAPVRP; from the coding sequence ATGAGTGATTTGGAAATTTATCGGTTGATAGGTTCGCGCATCGCGGCTCGGCGGAAACACCTTCGGCTGAAGCAGGTCGAAGTGGCCGAACACATAGGTCTGACGCGCGCATCTCTCGCCAATATCGAGAAGGGACGTCAGAAGATAATGTTGCATCAGATCTACAAGATCGCAGAGGTACTCCAGGTGGATTCGATACTCGATCTTGCCCCGCCGCGCTTCTCGATGTCCGTGCCAGATGAGCCGGTGGTGTTCGCGGAAGCCGGCATGAGAGATGATCTGAGAGCACAGGCTGAACAATTCGTTCGGCGCGCGCCAGTCAGGCCCTGA
- a CDS encoding conjugal transfer protein TraD: MRKPRDFDADLKALDDKARELKTRKVRQLGELVIVTGADALSADELVGALIVLAETKEAGKREAWAKRGAAFFQSRARRTSAATDRNTEGAAAQQSGPQSASVRKGTA, translated from the coding sequence ATGCGCAAACCAAGGGATTTTGATGCGGACCTGAAAGCGCTTGACGATAAGGCACGCGAGCTGAAAACCCGCAAGGTGCGACAGCTAGGCGAGCTCGTCATTGTTACGGGAGCTGACGCGCTCAGCGCTGACGAACTCGTGGGCGCGCTCATTGTGCTGGCCGAGACGAAAGAGGCCGGAAAGAGGGAGGCATGGGCCAAGCGCGGGGCCGCGTTCTTTCAAAGCAGAGCACGGCGAACTTCGGCAGCAACTGACCGCAACACAGAAGGCGCTGCTGCGCAACAGAGCGGCCCGCAATCGGCATCAGTCCGCAAGGGCACGGCTTGA
- a CDS encoding exonuclease domain-containing protein, producing the protein MAFVLYDVETSGLNRRFDQILQFAAVRTDADLVETGRFETRSRLMPHVIPSPMALHITGLTIDDANSASRPSHYSMVCEIANTFASWCPATFLGFNSIRFDEEFLRQAFYQCLHPVFLTNTNGNARADVLNLMRAATTLYPTVIRPGIEIDGRLSHRLGPLAATNGVAQGRAHDAEADVDAMLGLCRLVRDGAPALWSAFLRYSSKAAVADLVRDEEAFAYFDFFGTPRVMHFLTGVGVSPNDANAHYCLDLECDIDGLRRLNDAALTERLAQEPKPIRRLKINSSPLLYPLWDIDADRFLDLTEDELTRRASSVRADEGFMSALTRAAASHEPVFAPSEHVELQIYGGNFFSDADLELCRRFHASPWEVRTEFVARFDDRRLKRLARRLIYYESPHLLEEADRRAIAEDISLRRRGEGKHVFPPWTTIAQAQAELDAMGDEASEAFKLAFRDLQ; encoded by the coding sequence ATGGCTTTCGTTCTATACGATGTCGAAACCTCGGGTCTCAACAGGCGCTTCGACCAGATACTCCAGTTCGCGGCGGTCAGGACCGATGCTGATCTCGTCGAGACCGGCAGATTCGAGACGCGGTCGCGGTTGATGCCGCACGTCATTCCGTCGCCGATGGCGCTGCACATCACCGGCTTGACGATTGACGACGCGAACAGCGCGTCGCGTCCGTCTCACTATTCCATGGTCTGCGAGATCGCGAACACGTTTGCGTCGTGGTGTCCGGCAACATTCCTAGGCTTTAATTCGATCCGCTTCGACGAGGAATTTCTGCGGCAGGCGTTCTACCAATGCCTTCATCCTGTCTTCCTTACCAATACCAACGGCAACGCGCGGGCCGATGTCCTTAATCTCATGAGGGCGGCCACGACTCTGTACCCGACGGTCATTCGTCCCGGTATAGAAATCGACGGGCGTCTCAGTCATCGTTTGGGTCCGCTCGCGGCCACGAATGGCGTCGCTCAGGGGCGTGCTCACGATGCTGAGGCGGATGTTGATGCCATGCTCGGCTTGTGTCGGCTTGTCCGCGACGGCGCACCCGCGCTTTGGTCGGCCTTTCTCCGCTACTCGTCGAAGGCGGCGGTGGCCGATCTCGTGCGCGACGAAGAAGCGTTCGCTTATTTCGATTTCTTCGGCACGCCGCGGGTCATGCACTTTCTGACCGGGGTGGGAGTGAGCCCGAACGACGCTAACGCCCACTATTGCCTCGATCTTGAGTGCGACATCGACGGCCTGCGTAGGCTCAACGACGCAGCACTCACGGAAAGACTGGCGCAGGAGCCGAAGCCGATCCGACGACTCAAGATCAATTCCTCTCCGCTGCTGTATCCGCTATGGGACATAGACGCCGACCGCTTCCTGGATCTAACGGAGGATGAACTAACGCGACGCGCATCATCGGTGCGTGCCGACGAGGGGTTCATGTCAGCACTTACGCGGGCTGCCGCTTCCCATGAGCCGGTGTTCGCCCCTTCGGAGCACGTTGAATTACAAATCTACGGGGGCAACTTCTTTTCCGACGCCGATCTCGAGCTGTGTCGGCGGTTCCACGCCAGCCCTTGGGAGGTAAGAACGGAATTCGTGGCTCGGTTCGACGACCGACGCCTCAAGCGGCTCGCGCGCCGGCTGATATACTATGAAAGCCCGCACCTTCTCGAGGAAGCGGATCGCCGTGCTATCGCGGAGGACATCTCGCTCAGGCGTCGCGGAGAAGGTAAGCACGTCTTTCCGCCGTGGACGACCATCGCCCAGGCGCAGGCCGAGCTCGACGCCATGGGCGACGAGGCGTCAGAGGCGTTCAAGCTGGCGTTTCGCGATCTGCAGTAG
- a CDS encoding adenylate/guanylate cyclase domain-containing protein, translating to MELNERKPRNHKAGLAPAHGYAAFPKEVEDALHLFLEQFCPDPEAIQDALNRTCLGTVHDFLPGESICKRGGRVQGCWLIVSGHVEVRADEQIIVIRGPGELFGEQGLVHMLSGKDGTRTADVRAIGSVKLLCIDASLQERLEDREKVVWTLTLARVINDKLEQATQARSELRGIAAQRELLLRRFCDGDALGLVKIATCGERPSIQNRRAIVLFSDIAGFSVWAASKTTDEVGRHLGALAGIQINAVRDCGGQIDKLMGDGAMAYWFVDSGDREKCEPAAVLTCVLKIASECKAYFEKHGLPLGLRMGLHVGDVSFGDFGAENRIAVTLLGAAVNTAARYEQAKSAELGEIRISPALHDLMIRSGANPDTFRGPTKVEVKHGVALDVFSI from the coding sequence ATGGAGCTGAATGAACGCAAGCCGCGGAACCACAAAGCCGGCCTGGCGCCGGCCCACGGATACGCAGCCTTTCCGAAGGAGGTCGAAGACGCTCTTCATCTCTTTCTCGAGCAATTCTGCCCGGATCCGGAGGCGATCCAGGATGCACTGAATCGTACCTGCCTCGGCACCGTGCACGACTTCCTGCCTGGTGAATCGATCTGCAAGCGCGGCGGGCGGGTCCAGGGCTGTTGGCTAATAGTCAGCGGTCACGTCGAGGTTCGCGCAGACGAGCAGATCATCGTCATCCGCGGCCCCGGCGAACTGTTTGGCGAGCAGGGACTCGTTCATATGCTTTCGGGCAAGGACGGCACTCGGACCGCGGACGTACGGGCGATCGGCTCGGTCAAGCTGCTTTGCATCGACGCCTCGCTCCAGGAGCGCCTGGAAGACCGCGAGAAGGTTGTCTGGACGCTTACATTGGCCCGTGTCATCAATGACAAGCTTGAGCAGGCGACCCAGGCGCGCTCAGAATTGCGCGGCATAGCCGCCCAGCGCGAACTGCTTCTCCGCCGGTTCTGCGACGGCGACGCCCTCGGCCTCGTGAAGATAGCGACCTGCGGCGAACGGCCATCCATTCAGAACCGCCGCGCAATTGTTCTATTCAGCGACATCGCCGGCTTCAGCGTCTGGGCCGCGTCCAAGACTACAGATGAGGTTGGCCGTCACCTCGGCGCACTCGCCGGCATCCAGATCAACGCGGTGCGCGACTGCGGCGGTCAGATCGACAAGCTGATGGGCGATGGAGCCATGGCCTACTGGTTCGTCGACTCCGGCGACCGCGAAAAGTGTGAGCCGGCAGCTGTGCTCACCTGCGTGCTGAAGATCGCATCGGAATGCAAGGCCTACTTCGAGAAGCACGGTCTACCATTGGGCCTGCGCATGGGTCTGCACGTCGGGGATGTCTCCTTCGGCGACTTCGGCGCAGAGAACCGGATCGCGGTGACGCTGCTCGGCGCCGCCGTCAACACCGCTGCTAGGTACGAACAGGCGAAGTCCGCCGAGCTCGGCGAAATTAGGATCAGCCCGGCCCTGCACGACCTGATGATCCGGTCTGGAGCAAACCCCGACACCTTCCGGGGCCCGACGAAGGTGGAAGTGAAGCACGGCGTCGCACTCGACGTCTTTTCCATCTGA
- a CDS encoding ImmA/IrrE family metallo-endopeptidase: MADIAAARARAAELVERFGIKAPPVPVERIAKQLGVIVRYAPFDDELSGMAFLKEGAEIIGINSNHHPNRQRYTLAHELAHICLHRAHLQAGVHVDQGSVNSLRRDLVSQEGTDPLEREANAFAAELLMPKKLLAGALDDRMVDLDDDRLLALAKRFKVSLMALQYRLQRV; the protein is encoded by the coding sequence ATGGCTGACATCGCGGCAGCGAGAGCTCGGGCCGCAGAGCTCGTCGAGCGTTTCGGTATCAAGGCTCCCCCCGTCCCGGTGGAGCGGATCGCAAAGCAGCTTGGGGTCATCGTGCGGTACGCGCCGTTCGACGATGAGCTTTCAGGAATGGCCTTTCTCAAGGAAGGGGCCGAGATCATTGGCATCAATTCCAACCATCACCCTAACCGTCAGCGCTATACCCTCGCGCACGAGCTGGCGCACATCTGTCTCCATCGTGCCCATCTGCAGGCGGGAGTCCACGTGGATCAGGGATCCGTCAATTCGCTGAGAAGGGACCTCGTGTCCCAGGAGGGGACCGACCCGCTAGAGCGGGAGGCGAATGCATTCGCCGCCGAGCTCCTGATGCCAAAAAAACTTCTTGCAGGTGCACTCGACGATCGGATGGTCGACCTCGACGACGACCGTTTGCTCGCTCTGGCGAAACGATTCAAGGTCAGTTTGATGGCGCTGCAGTACCGGCTTCAGCGCGTCTGA
- a CDS encoding helix-turn-helix transcriptional regulator: MREPDRIIRLKTVLARTGLSRSTIYRKIAEGTFPPQIKISSNGTGWHESEINGWIADPISWRPSGNSDEVR; encoded by the coding sequence ATGCGCGAGCCGGACCGTATCATCAGGCTGAAAACGGTCCTTGCCAGGACTGGGCTGTCCCGATCCACGATCTACCGCAAGATTGCCGAAGGTACGTTCCCGCCTCAGATCAAGATCAGCAGCAACGGGACCGGCTGGCATGAATCGGAGATCAACGGCTGGATTGCAGATCCCATCTCGTGGCGTCCAAGTGGCAACTCCGACGAAGTCCGGTGA
- the traA gene encoding Ti-type conjugative transfer relaxase TraA: MAIYHLHVKVIGRKAGSSAVAAAAYRSGSRLRDERLGRDQDFSGKRGVVHSEVILPENAPEAWSDRARLWNNVEAFEVRKDAQLAREVEFALPREMSEAQCIELARDFVRGEFVALGMIADLNVHWDRAEDGLPKPHAHIMLTMRAVDEKGFGQKVREWNRTEMVERWRKRWAELANDRLAELDIDARIDHRSLEDQGVALEPQSQIGAPAKRIEVRGIAGEGGEADRAEMHREIAHKNGARIIANPTIGLDAITQQQSTFTRRDMARFAHRHSDGLDQFNEVVGAMQRAPDLVELGKDARGEDRFTTRGMIEAEQRLYRAAELMAERERHEVRDVDHRAALARAETRGLVLSSEQAEALTCVTGKRDLSVVVGHAGTGKSALLGVAREAWEAAGFEVRGVALSGIAAENLEGGSGISSRTIAGLEHGWEQGRDLLKSSDVLVIDEAGMVGTRQLERVLSHAAEAGAKVVLVGDPQQLQAIEAGAAFRSIYERNGGADIGEVRRQREDWQRDATRDLATGKVGHALEAYRSHGMVHEARTREQARSNLIERWDHDRQVSPDRSRIILTHTNDEVQVLNQAARERIRAAGDLGNEVRVTVERGARTFGSGDRVMFLQNERALGVKNGTLGTVEQVSAQSMTVQTDDRRSVRFDLKDYNRIDHGYAATIHKAQGMTVDRVHVLATPGMDAHSSYVALSRHRDEVDLHYGRDDFVSADRLTRALSRDRAKDMASDYERSDPLQSYAERRGITLRDRVAEIVRKIVPEELRDIFAGLRSAADVAGLHIGRRPERATPERESSDPAADRRGAEVPVSNVAQDPEAEARRVRTRALVRHARAVDTIFAARETGVTASREQVRELQEARQAFEEVRPFGSHDAEAAYRKNPELAREAAGGQVSRAVRALQLESELRKDPSRRADRFVERWQKLEQTGQRLYRVGDMIGYKAARAAMGDMAKSLERDPQLESILAGRKNDLGIAFESGRRLGQDLAFVHGIDLGRGRGLGI, translated from the coding sequence ATGGCGATCTATCATCTTCACGTCAAGGTCATTGGCCGGAAGGCCGGGAGCAGTGCGGTGGCGGCCGCGGCCTACCGCTCCGGCTCGCGGCTGCGTGACGAGCGGCTTGGCCGTGATCAGGATTTTTCCGGCAAGCGGGGTGTCGTTCATTCCGAGGTGATATTACCCGAGAATGCGCCGGAGGCCTGGAGTGATCGCGCACGGCTTTGGAACAATGTCGAAGCGTTCGAAGTCCGGAAGGACGCCCAGCTGGCCCGTGAGGTCGAGTTCGCCCTTCCGCGCGAGATGAGTGAAGCGCAGTGCATTGAGCTGGCCCGGGACTTCGTTCGCGGCGAGTTCGTGGCTCTGGGCATGATCGCCGACCTAAATGTGCATTGGGACAGGGCCGAGGACGGCCTGCCCAAGCCCCACGCTCATATCATGCTGACGATGCGCGCGGTCGACGAGAAGGGATTTGGCCAGAAGGTGCGAGAGTGGAACCGCACGGAGATGGTCGAGCGCTGGCGCAAACGCTGGGCGGAGCTCGCCAACGACCGGCTGGCGGAGCTCGATATCGACGCGCGGATTGATCACCGCAGCCTGGAAGACCAGGGCGTCGCGCTGGAGCCGCAAAGCCAGATTGGCGCGCCCGCCAAACGGATCGAGGTTAGGGGCATCGCTGGCGAAGGCGGCGAGGCGGATCGCGCCGAGATGCACCGCGAGATCGCGCACAAAAACGGCGCGCGGATTATCGCCAATCCCACCATAGGGCTGGACGCCATCACCCAGCAGCAATCGACATTCACGCGTCGCGATATGGCGAGGTTCGCGCACCGGCATAGCGACGGGCTCGACCAGTTCAATGAGGTGGTGGGCGCAATGCAACGAGCGCCCGATCTGGTCGAACTCGGCAAGGACGCGCGCGGCGAGGATCGGTTCACCACCCGCGGAATGATCGAAGCGGAACAGCGCCTGTACCGCGCTGCCGAACTGATGGCTGAACGGGAGCGCCATGAGGTGCGCGATGTCGACCACAGGGCCGCTTTGGCGCGTGCGGAAACGCGCGGCCTGGTGCTTTCGTCCGAGCAGGCTGAAGCATTGACGTGTGTTACGGGCAAGCGCGATCTTAGTGTCGTGGTCGGCCATGCCGGGACGGGGAAGAGCGCGCTGCTGGGGGTGGCGCGGGAGGCCTGGGAAGCAGCCGGCTTCGAGGTCCGTGGTGTGGCGCTGTCCGGCATTGCAGCCGAAAACCTCGAAGGCGGATCGGGCATTTCGTCGCGCACGATCGCCGGCCTGGAACATGGCTGGGAACAGGGCCGCGACTTGCTCAAATCGAGCGATGTGCTTGTCATCGACGAGGCGGGCATGGTCGGCACGCGGCAGCTGGAGCGCGTGCTGTCCCATGCTGCCGAGGCTGGAGCCAAGGTGGTGCTCGTCGGCGATCCGCAACAGCTGCAGGCGATCGAAGCGGGAGCGGCCTTCCGGTCGATCTATGAGCGTAACGGCGGCGCTGACATCGGCGAAGTGCGCCGTCAGCGGGAGGACTGGCAGCGCGATGCCACGCGCGATCTAGCGACCGGCAAGGTGGGGCATGCGCTCGAGGCCTACCGCTCCCACGGCATGGTGCACGAGGCGCGGACCCGGGAGCAGGCGCGCAGCAATCTGATCGAGCGCTGGGACCACGACCGGCAGGTGTCGCCGGACCGGAGCCGGATCATCCTCACCCACACCAATGACGAGGTCCAGGTGCTGAACCAGGCAGCGCGCGAACGCATTCGAGCCGCGGGTGATCTGGGCAACGAGGTGCGTGTGACGGTCGAACGCGGCGCGAGAACCTTCGGCAGCGGGGACCGCGTCATGTTCCTGCAGAACGAGCGCGCGCTTGGCGTCAAGAACGGCACGCTCGGGACTGTCGAACAGGTGAGCGCGCAATCCATGACCGTGCAGACCGACGATCGCCGATCCGTGCGCTTCGACCTCAAGGATTACAACCGGATCGACCATGGCTATGCGGCGACGATTCATAAGGCGCAGGGCATGACGGTCGACCGCGTTCATGTCCTGGCGACCCCAGGCATGGATGCCCACAGCAGCTATGTCGCCCTGTCGCGTCACCGCGACGAGGTGGACCTGCACTATGGCCGTGACGATTTTGTCAGTGCGGACCGGCTCACCCGCGCCCTGTCGCGCGACCGCGCCAAGGACATGGCCTCGGATTACGAGCGCTCTGATCCGCTCCAGAGCTACGCCGAGCGGCGTGGGATCACCCTCCGCGATCGCGTGGCCGAGATCGTGCGCAAGATTGTGCCCGAAGAGCTGCGCGACATCTTCGCCGGCCTGCGCTCTGCGGCTGATGTGGCCGGACTGCATATCGGACGGAGGCCGGAACGGGCAACGCCGGAAAGGGAAAGCAGCGATCCCGCAGCCGACCGGCGCGGAGCCGAAGTGCCGGTAAGCAACGTGGCGCAAGATCCCGAAGCGGAGGCGCGTCGCGTCCGGACACGAGCGCTGGTGCGCCATGCCCGCGCGGTGGATACGATCTTCGCAGCGCGAGAGACTGGCGTCACAGCGAGCCGCGAACAGGTGAGAGAGCTGCAAGAGGCGCGTCAAGCCTTCGAGGAGGTGCGCCCCTTTGGCTCGCACGACGCCGAGGCTGCTTACAGGAAGAACCCGGAGCTGGCTCGCGAGGCTGCCGGTGGTCAGGTCAGCCGGGCTGTGCGCGCGCTCCAGCTCGAAAGCGAACTGCGCAAAGATCCGAGCCGCCGCGCCGACCGCTTTGTGGAGCGCTGGCAGAAGCTCGAGCAGACCGGTCAGCGCCTGTATCGGGTCGGCGATATGATCGGCTACAAGGCCGCGCGCGCGGCAATGGGCGATATGGCCAAGAGCCTCGAACGCGACCCGCAACTGGAATCCATCCTCGCCGGCCGCAAGAACGATCTCGGCATCGCATTCGAATCAGGCCGACGGCTCGGCCAGGATCTGGCCTTCGTCCATGGCATCGATCTCGGGAGAGGCCGAGGCCTTGGAATTTGA